The Stigmatella aurantiaca DW4/3-1 genome contains the following window.
CGATGGCCTGCACGATGCCATAGCTGAGCCGCTCCTCGAGATCGACATTGATGCCGGGGTGGGCGGCGAGAAACTCACCGAGCGGCTCCGGCAGGAACTCACTGATCGCCGCGGTGTTGGCGAGCATCCGGACATGGCCCTTGAGGCCGTGCGCATAATCGCCGAGTTCGCCGCGCAGCCGGTCGAGCTGCTGCACCACGATGCGCGCATGGTGCGCCAGCGCGTGGCCCGCGGGCGTCAGGAGCACCCCCCGGCGGCCACGCTCCAATAACCGCACGCCCAGCGCCTCCTCCATGCCCCGGATGCGCTCGCTGGCCGAAGCGAGCGCCAGATGCGCACGCGCCGCGCCGCGCGTGATGCTGCCGTGCTCGGAGACGTGAAGAAACAGCGAGAGATCCGTGAGATCGAAGTGCATGCGGCCCTCCCCGGGCAGCGCCGTCAGCGTTCGTCCAGGCCGAAGGCTGTCTTCGCGCCTTCCACATTGTCGCGCTGTCCTGGCGGGGTCAATCTCGTGGAATGATCCATTTTCTACTGCTCATGGGAGCGGGCTTCCTCGCGGGAGCGATGAATGCGCTGGCCGGGGGCGGCTCGTTCGTCACGCTGCCCGCGCTCGTCCTCGCGGGGCTGCCTTCGGTTTCGGCGAATGCATCCAGCGCCGTGGCCCTCTTCCCAGCCAGCCTCGCGAGCACCTGGGCCTACCGCCGGGAGCTGTCCGGCATTGGCACCGTCTCGCTGCGCGCCTTGCTGCCGGTGAGTCTGGCCGGCGGCGCGCTGGGGGCGCTGCTGCTGCTCGCCACGCCGCCGGAGCGGTTCGATGAGATCCTCCCCTGGCTGCTGCTCCTGGCCTCGCTGACCTTCGCCTTCGGACAGCGGGCGGGAGCCGTGCTGCGCCGCCGCGTCTCCACCGGCCCGGCGATGATCCTCCTGGTGCAATTCCTGCTCGCGGTCTACGGAGGCTATTTCGGGGGGGCCGTGGGCATCATGATGATGGCGGCCTGGAGCCTGCTGAGCACCGCCGATGTCCAGGCGATGAACCCCGCCAAGACGGTCCTGGTCGCGGCGGCCAACGCCGTCGCGGTGCTCTGCTTCATCGCCGCAAGCGAAGTCTGGTGGAAGGAGACGCTGGCGATGCTGATCGCCGCGACGGCAGGAGGCTATGCGGGCGCACGCCTCGCCCGGCGCCTGGAGCCACGGAGCATCCGCCGTGGCGTCCTCCTGCTCACCGCGGTGATGACGGTGGGGTTCTTCCTCCGCGCCGCTGGATGACCATGGGCGTTCCCCACAGTGAACATGATTGGCCCCCCGGTCCTACATGAGACTGCTATGAAGACTGCCAATGCCCGAAGAATGACGTCAGCTCCAGGGGCCTTCTCCATCGTGAATGACCCGAAGATTGAACAGGACCTCCGAACCCTCGGCGTTCGCGAGG
Protein-coding sequences here:
- a CDS encoding LysR family transcriptional regulator, which gives rise to MHFDLTDLSLFLHVSEHGSITRGAARAHLALASASERIRGMEEALGVRLLERGRRGVLLTPAGHALAHHARIVVQQLDRLRGELGDYAHGLKGHVRMLANTAAISEFLPEPLGEFLAAHPGINVDLEERLSYGIVQAIAEGRAELGIVSDTVSLGALQTFPFRRDRLVVVTARGHRLAGQRSLGFAELLEEPFIGLGEGSALQDHLASHASRLGRRCQRSMAIRRIPLRESWALRDLLLCVRDAQQLSAPARLLADALKAREVLSPAP
- a CDS encoding sulfite exporter TauE/SafE family protein; its protein translation is MIHFLLLMGAGFLAGAMNALAGGGSFVTLPALVLAGLPSVSANASSAVALFPASLASTWAYRRELSGIGTVSLRALLPVSLAGGALGALLLLATPPERFDEILPWLLLLASLTFAFGQRAGAVLRRRVSTGPAMILLVQFLLAVYGGYFGGAVGIMMMAAWSLLSTADVQAMNPAKTVLVAAANAVAVLCFIAASEVWWKETLAMLIAATAGGYAGARLARRLEPRSIRRGVLLLTAVMTVGFFLRAAG